A stretch of Clostridium sp. BJN0001 DNA encodes these proteins:
- a CDS encoding PTS sugar transporter subunit IIB gives MKILLVCAMGASTGVMVNKMKTAAESDSTIDKSNLEIRAISADNFKESYKNYDVVLLGPQIRFKEKEFGKLCSDSHIAMKIIPIADYGMMRGDNVLKLAIKMYEDNK, from the coding sequence ATGAAAATATTATTAGTTTGTGCAATGGGAGCATCTACAGGGGTTATGGTTAATAAAATGAAAACCGCTGCAGAAAGTGACAGCACAATTGACAAATCTAATTTGGAGATAAGAGCAATATCAGCAGATAATTTTAAAGAAAGTTATAAAAATTATGATGTTGTTCTTCTAGGACCTCAAATAAGATTTAAGGAAAAGGAATTTGGAAAGCTATGCAGTGATTCACATATTGCAATGAAGATAATTCCAATAGCTGATTATGGTATGATGCGAGGCGATAATGTCTTAAAATTAGCTATAAAAATGTATGAAGATAATAAATAA
- a CDS encoding PTS lactose/cellobiose transporter subunit IIA, translating into MAVSNTENNMEQIVFEIISYAGDSKSNSLLALEAAGNKDFDKADKLIQEASNEILKAHDMHTSLLQKFSSGEKIEMNVLVTHAQDHFMNAILARDLIKQMISIMKKNKGED; encoded by the coding sequence ATGGCAGTATCTAATACAGAGAACAATATGGAACAAATAGTATTTGAAATTATATCATACGCAGGTGATTCAAAGAGTAACAGTCTTTTAGCGTTAGAGGCTGCTGGAAATAAGGATTTTGATAAAGCTGATAAATTAATACAGGAGGCTAGTAATGAAATCCTTAAAGCACATGATATGCATACAAGCCTCTTGCAGAAATTTTCATCAGGAGAAAAAATAGAAATGAATGTTTTAGTTACCCATGCACAGGATCATTTTATGAATGCAATCCTTGCAAGGGATCTAATAAAACAGATGATATCAATTATGAAAAAAAACAAAGGAGAGGATTAA
- a CDS encoding PTS transporter subunit EIIC has product MSENQSKFEKFQGVLEKWLMPLADKLQSQTQLQALKNGMMSLMSVIIVGCVSLLAANVPSIFGVQFSANTVAILSLVFNFTFGLLSIYAAATISYNLSKAHNLEPLSGMMTAIIVQLVLCGKLVDGKLDVTYLDSKGLFVAMIIAIATVEITRVLMKNNITFKMPDTVPPIIIRVFQSIVPMFVNVMLFFGIGVGVEHLTGLNVPQLILKVLAPAINSLDNPFALVILVLVTQLLWFFGIHGMAVTSPIYLPLATSYLAANAANKMAGLPMDHVFTYGFYLNFVLLTGSGITGGLVIWMLFSKSEHLRSVGKLSVIPAIFNINEPVTFGVPLVLNPVMFIPFVIGPAICSLVAYLPFYWGWLTRPFIDPPMCTPSIVAGFLTNMDWRSVVLVVVVCALSAIIYYPFFKIMEKQELAKEKELANNK; this is encoded by the coding sequence ATGAGTGAAAATCAGTCTAAGTTTGAGAAATTTCAAGGGGTTCTTGAAAAATGGCTTATGCCTTTAGCAGATAAACTTCAAAGCCAGACACAACTTCAAGCGTTAAAAAATGGTATGATGTCTTTAATGTCAGTAATTATAGTTGGATGCGTAAGTCTTCTTGCTGCAAATGTTCCTTCAATTTTTGGAGTACAATTTTCAGCAAATACAGTCGCAATTTTAAGTCTTGTTTTTAATTTTACATTCGGATTACTTTCAATATATGCAGCAGCTACAATTTCATATAATCTTTCAAAGGCACATAACTTAGAGCCGCTATCAGGAATGATGACAGCTATTATAGTACAGCTTGTATTATGTGGAAAACTTGTAGATGGAAAGCTTGATGTTACATATCTTGATTCAAAAGGTTTATTTGTTGCAATGATTATAGCAATTGCAACAGTTGAAATAACAAGAGTTTTGATGAAAAACAATATAACATTTAAAATGCCAGATACAGTACCTCCTATAATAATAAGAGTATTTCAGAGTATAGTACCAATGTTTGTAAATGTTATGTTATTTTTTGGAATAGGTGTAGGAGTTGAACATTTAACAGGTCTTAATGTACCACAGCTTATATTAAAAGTATTAGCTCCAGCTATAAACAGTCTTGATAATCCATTTGCACTTGTAATATTAGTATTAGTAACACAGTTATTATGGTTCTTTGGAATTCATGGTATGGCAGTAACAAGCCCAATATATTTACCACTTGCAACTTCATATTTAGCTGCAAATGCTGCAAATAAAATGGCAGGACTTCCAATGGATCATGTATTCACATATGGATTCTATTTAAACTTCGTACTTCTTACTGGTTCTGGTATAACAGGAGGCTTAGTAATCTGGATGTTATTTAGTAAATCAGAGCACTTAAGATCAGTAGGAAAATTATCAGTTATTCCTGCAATATTTAATATAAATGAACCTGTTACATTCGGTGTACCTTTAGTTTTAAATCCAGTTATGTTTATTCCATTTGTAATTGGACCAGCTATATGTTCGTTAGTAGCATATCTTCCATTTTACTGGGGATGGCTTACTAGACCATTTATTGATCCACCAATGTGTACACCATCAATTGTAGCCGGATTTTTAACAAACATGGATTGGAGATCAGTAGTATTAGTAGTTGTAGTTTGTGCACTTTCAGCTATTATATATTATCCATTCTTTAAGATAATGGAGAAACAGGAATTAGCAAAAGAAAAAGAATTAGCAAATAACAAATAA